In a single window of the Bacillus mycoides genome:
- the icd gene encoding NADP-dependent isocitrate dehydrogenase, with translation MTTGEKITVTNGVMNVPNNPIIPFIEGDGIGPDIWAAASRVIEAAVEKAYDGEKKIVWKEVLAGEKAFNQTGEWLPEETLNLIREYLIAIKGPLTTPVGGGIRSLNVALRQELDLYVCLRPVRYFEGVPSPVKRPEDTDMVIFRENTEDIYAGIEYAQGSPEAEKVLAFLKEAMGVNKIRFPETSGIGIKPISEEGTKRLVRAAIQYAINEKRSSVTLVHKGNIMKFTEGAFKNWGYEVAEQEFGDKVFTWAEYDRIVEKDGKDAANKAMADAEVAGKIIVKDSIADIFLQQILTRPREFDVVATMNLNGDYISDALAAQVGGIGIAPGANINYVTGHAIFEATHGTAPKYAGLDKVNPSSVLLSGVLLLEHLGWNEAANLVTDSVEKTIESKVVTYDFARLMEGATEVKCSEFANELIKNMDVAIIKNA, from the coding sequence TTGACGACAGGTGAAAAAATTACTGTAACTAATGGTGTTATGAATGTACCAAACAATCCGATTATTCCATTTATCGAAGGAGATGGAATTGGTCCTGATATTTGGGCTGCAGCATCTCGCGTAATAGAAGCAGCAGTTGAAAAAGCTTATGATGGTGAGAAGAAAATCGTTTGGAAAGAAGTGCTTGCAGGGGAAAAAGCATTCAACCAAACAGGCGAGTGGTTACCAGAAGAGACTTTAAATTTAATTCGTGAATATTTAATCGCAATTAAAGGTCCACTTACAACTCCAGTTGGTGGTGGTATTCGTTCTCTAAACGTTGCGCTTCGTCAAGAATTAGATTTATATGTATGTCTACGTCCAGTTCGTTACTTTGAAGGTGTTCCTTCACCTGTAAAACGTCCGGAAGATACTGATATGGTTATTTTCCGTGAAAATACAGAAGACATTTACGCTGGAATTGAATATGCACAAGGTTCTCCAGAAGCAGAAAAAGTTCTTGCTTTCTTAAAAGAAGCAATGGGTGTTAATAAAATCCGCTTCCCAGAAACATCAGGGATTGGTATTAAACCAATTTCAGAGGAAGGGACAAAGCGTCTTGTTCGCGCTGCAATTCAATATGCAATTAACGAAAAACGCTCTTCTGTTACATTAGTTCATAAAGGAAACATTATGAAATTTACAGAAGGTGCTTTCAAAAACTGGGGTTACGAAGTAGCTGAACAAGAATTCGGCGACAAAGTATTTACTTGGGCTGAATATGATCGCATTGTTGAAAAAGATGGAAAAGATGCAGCGAATAAAGCGATGGCAGACGCAGAAGTGGCTGGGAAAATCATCGTAAAAGATTCTATTGCAGACATCTTCTTACAACAAATTTTAACTCGTCCACGTGAGTTTGATGTTGTTGCAACAATGAACTTAAACGGAGACTACATCTCTGATGCACTTGCTGCACAAGTAGGTGGAATTGGTATTGCACCTGGTGCAAACATTAACTATGTGACTGGACATGCTATCTTTGAAGCTACACATGGTACAGCTCCAAAATATGCAGGTTTAGATAAAGTAAACCCATCTTCAGTTCTTCTTTCTGGTGTATTATTATTAGAGCACTTAGGATGGAACGAAGCTGCGAATTTAGTAACTGATTCAGTTGAGAAAACAATTGAATCAAAAGTAGTAACTTATGATTTCGCACGCTTAATGGAAGGTGCAACAGAAGTGAAATGTTCTGAGTTCGCTAATGAACTTATTAAAAACATGGATGTAGCGATAATCAAAAACGCATAA
- the mdh gene encoding malate dehydrogenase: MTIKRKKVSVIGAGFTGATTAFLLGQKELADVVLVDIPQLENPTKGKALDMLEASPVQGFDANIIGTSDYADTADSDVVVITAGIARKPGMSRDDLVATNSKIMKSITRDIAKHSPNAIILVLTNPVDAMTYSVFKEAGFPKERVIGQSGVLDTARFRTFISQELNLSVKDITGFVLGGHGDDMVPLVRYSYAGGIPLETLIPKERLEAIVERTRKGGGEIVGLLGNGSAYYAPAASLVEMTEAILKDQRRVLPAIAYLEGEYGYSDLYLGVPVILGGNGIEKIIELELLADEKEALDRSVESVRNVMKVLV; encoded by the coding sequence ATGACAATCAAACGCAAGAAAGTTTCAGTCATCGGTGCAGGATTTACAGGAGCAACAACAGCATTCTTATTAGGACAAAAAGAACTTGCAGATGTTGTATTAGTGGACATTCCACAGCTGGAAAATCCAACAAAAGGGAAAGCGTTAGATATGTTAGAAGCGAGCCCAGTACAAGGTTTTGATGCTAACATTATTGGTACATCTGATTACGCAGATACTGCTGATTCTGACGTTGTCGTTATTACAGCAGGTATTGCGCGTAAGCCTGGTATGAGCCGTGATGACTTAGTAGCAACAAACTCTAAAATTATGAAAAGTATTACGCGCGACATTGCGAAACATTCACCAAATGCGATTATTCTTGTATTAACAAATCCAGTTGATGCAATGACATATTCTGTATTTAAAGAAGCAGGATTCCCGAAAGAGCGTGTTATCGGTCAATCGGGTGTATTAGATACAGCTCGTTTCCGTACATTTATTTCACAAGAGTTAAACCTTTCTGTGAAAGACATTACAGGATTTGTTCTTGGTGGACATGGTGACGATATGGTACCTCTTGTACGCTATTCCTATGCAGGTGGCATTCCGTTAGAAACATTAATTCCAAAAGAGCGTTTAGAAGCAATCGTAGAACGTACACGTAAAGGTGGCGGTGAGATTGTAGGCTTATTAGGAAACGGTAGTGCATATTACGCACCAGCAGCTTCTTTAGTTGAAATGACAGAAGCGATCTTGAAAGATCAACGCCGTGTATTACCAGCTATTGCGTACCTTGAAGGTGAATATGGTTATAGTGACCTTTACTTAGGGGTACCAGTAATTCTAGGTGGTAACGGAATTGAAAAAATTATTGAATTAGAACTTCTTGCAGATGAGAAAGAAGCGTTAGATCGCTCTGTAGAATCTGTACGTAACGTTATGAAAGTTCTTGTTTAA
- a CDS encoding MaoC/PaaZ C-terminal domain-containing protein, whose translation MLKKKVQIGRRMDEITVGEKLSITEKIEDKDLLLYLGLTNDANPLYIQHDYASQTPYEKPIVPSIMLTGLITTAVTKYLPGPGSHITRKDLTFVKHVHHYETLQIHFEVVAVSEEEHTIDMLVFAHDEKGETVVKGSLTVTPPFKSVSIMEKALDNF comes from the coding sequence ATGTTAAAGAAAAAAGTTCAAATTGGTCGTAGAATGGATGAAATTACAGTAGGAGAGAAATTATCTATCACTGAAAAAATTGAGGATAAAGATTTGTTATTGTACTTAGGGTTAACGAATGATGCCAATCCATTATATATTCAGCATGATTACGCATCCCAAACTCCGTATGAAAAGCCGATTGTCCCAAGCATTATGCTAACGGGACTGATTACAACGGCGGTTACGAAATATTTACCAGGTCCAGGTAGTCATATTACTAGGAAGGACCTTACGTTCGTGAAACATGTTCACCATTATGAAACGTTACAAATCCACTTTGAAGTTGTGGCTGTTTCAGAGGAGGAACATACAATTGATATGCTTGTATTTGCTCATGATGAAAAAGGAGAAACTGTTGTAAAAGGTTCATTAACAGTAACACCACCTTTTAAATCTGTTTCCATTATGGAAAAAGCATTAGATAATTTTTAA
- the phoP gene encoding two-component system response regulator PhoP, with product MNNRILVVDDEEFILTLIEFNLQQAGFEVITAMDGEMALQKATTERPDLIILDLMLPKMDGMEVCKELRLQRIMTPILMLTAKDDEFDKVLGLELGADDYMTKPFSPREVVARVKAILRRTKLQQEEQVSESPDEESIKIGELKILPEFYEAYFQGRKLELTPKEFELLVYLAKNKSRVLTRDQLLSAVWNYDFAGDTRIVDVHISHLRDKIEQNTKKPTYIKTIRGLGYKLEEPKVDE from the coding sequence ATGAACAATCGTATTTTAGTAGTTGATGATGAGGAATTTATCTTAACTTTAATTGAATTTAATTTACAACAAGCTGGGTTTGAAGTTATTACAGCAATGGATGGAGAAATGGCGCTTCAAAAAGCGACTACAGAACGCCCAGATTTAATTATATTAGATTTAATGCTTCCAAAAATGGATGGTATGGAAGTTTGTAAAGAATTACGATTGCAGCGTATTATGACGCCGATTTTAATGTTAACAGCAAAAGATGATGAATTTGATAAGGTGCTAGGTCTTGAGCTTGGGGCTGATGATTATATGACGAAGCCATTTAGTCCAAGGGAAGTTGTTGCTCGTGTGAAGGCGATTTTGCGCCGTACGAAATTACAGCAGGAAGAACAAGTTTCAGAATCGCCAGATGAAGAGAGCATCAAAATTGGAGAGCTTAAAATTTTACCGGAGTTTTATGAAGCGTACTTCCAAGGAAGGAAACTGGAATTAACACCGAAAGAATTTGAGTTACTTGTTTATCTTGCGAAAAATAAAAGTCGTGTATTAACTCGTGACCAATTATTAAGTGCTGTATGGAATTATGATTTTGCCGGTGATACAAGAATTGTTGATGTCCATATTAGCCATTTGCGCGATAAAATTGAACAAAATACGAAAAAACCGACGTACATTAAAACGATACGTGGTTTAGGTTATAAATTAGAGGAGCCAAAAGTGGATGAATAA